Proteins from a genomic interval of Pseudomonas silesiensis:
- the recO gene encoding DNA repair protein RecO, with translation MSQPPSQPAFVLHSRAYRENSALVDFLTPQGRLRAVLRSARGKAGTLARPFVPLEVEFRGRGELKNVGRMESAGVSTWLIGEALFSGLYLNELLIRLLPAEDPHPAVFDHYAATLLALAEGRPLEPLLRSFEWRLLDDLGYGFALTTDIHGEPIAPDGLYRLQVDAGLERVYLLQPGLFNGTELLAMADADWSAPGALSAAKRLMRQALAVHLGGRPLVSRELFRKP, from the coding sequence ATGTCCCAGCCTCCCAGCCAGCCCGCCTTCGTGCTCCACAGTCGCGCCTACCGCGAAAACAGCGCGCTGGTGGACTTTCTCACGCCGCAAGGGCGGCTGCGGGCGGTGTTGCGCAGTGCGCGGGGCAAGGCGGGGACACTGGCGCGGCCGTTCGTGCCACTGGAAGTCGAATTCCGGGGGAGGGGGGAGCTGAAGAACGTCGGGCGCATGGAAAGTGCTGGCGTTTCCACCTGGCTCATTGGTGAGGCGTTGTTCAGTGGCCTCTATCTCAACGAACTGTTGATTCGCCTGTTGCCCGCAGAAGACCCCCATCCCGCCGTCTTCGATCACTACGCCGCCACCTTGCTCGCCCTGGCCGAAGGCCGTCCGCTGGAGCCGCTGCTGCGATCCTTCGAATGGCGGCTGCTGGATGACTTGGGTTACGGCTTCGCCTTGACCACCGATATCCATGGCGAACCCATTGCGCCGGACGGCCTCTACCGCTTGCAGGTCGATGCCGGCCTGGAGCGGGTCTATCTGTTGCAACCCGGTCTGTTCAACGGCACCGAACTGCTGGCCATGGCCGACGCCGACTGGTCCGCGCCCGGCGCGTTGTCCGCGGCCAAACGCTTGATGCGTCAGGCGCTGGCCGTGCATCTGGGCGGCCGTCCATTAGTCAGTCGCGAGCTGTTTCGCAAGCCGTAG
- the lepA gene encoding translation elongation factor 4 produces the protein MSDLSHIRNFSIIAHIDHGKSTLADRFIQMCGGLAEREMEAQVLDSMDLERERGITIKAHSVTLYYTARDGIKYQLNFIDTPGHVDFTYEVSRSLAACEGALLVVDAGQGVEAQSVANCYTAIEQGLEVMPVLNKIDLPQADPDRVKEEIEKIIGIDATDAVECSAKTGLGVDEVLERLVHTIPAPTGNYEDPLQALIIDSWFDNYLGVVSLVRVRHGRVKKGDKILVKSTGKIHLVDSVGVFNPKHTATVDLKAGEVGFIIAGIKDIHGAPVGDTLTLSSTPDVDVLPGFKRIQPQVYAGLFPVSSDDFEDFREALQKLTLNDSSLQYTPESSDALGFGFRCGFLGMLHMEIIQERLEREYDLDLITTAPTVIFELLLKTGETIYVDNPSKLPDLSSIEDMREPIVRANILVPQEHLGNVITLCIEKRGVQHDMLFLGTQVQVTYDLPMNEVVLDFFDRLKSTSRGYASLDYHFDRYQSANLVKLDVLINGDKVDALALIVHKDNAHYKGRQLTEKMKELIPRQMFDVAIQAAIGGQIIARTSVKALRKNVLAKCYGGDVSRKKKLLEKQKAGKKRMKQVGNVEIPQEAFLAVLRLDS, from the coding sequence GTGAGTGATTTGAGTCATATCCGCAATTTCTCCATCATCGCCCACATTGACCATGGCAAGTCGACGCTGGCCGATCGCTTCATCCAGATGTGCGGCGGCCTTGCCGAGCGCGAAATGGAAGCCCAGGTGCTGGACTCCATGGACCTGGAACGTGAACGCGGGATCACCATCAAGGCCCACAGCGTCACTCTGTATTACACCGCTCGCGATGGCATCAAGTATCAGCTGAACTTCATCGACACCCCGGGCCACGTCGACTTCACCTACGAAGTCAGCCGCTCGCTGGCGGCCTGTGAAGGTGCGTTGCTGGTGGTCGATGCCGGTCAGGGCGTTGAAGCGCAATCGGTAGCCAACTGCTACACGGCGATAGAGCAGGGCCTGGAAGTCATGCCGGTGCTGAACAAGATCGACCTGCCGCAGGCCGATCCGGACCGCGTCAAGGAAGAAATCGAGAAGATCATCGGCATCGACGCTACCGATGCGGTCGAGTGCAGCGCCAAGACCGGCCTGGGCGTCGACGAAGTGCTCGAGCGCCTGGTTCACACCATTCCCGCGCCGACCGGCAACTACGAAGATCCGCTGCAAGCGTTGATCATCGACTCCTGGTTCGACAACTACCTGGGCGTTGTGTCCCTGGTTCGCGTGCGCCACGGTCGTGTGAAGAAGGGTGACAAGATCCTGGTCAAGTCCACCGGCAAGATCCACCTGGTGGACAGCGTCGGTGTGTTCAACCCGAAACACACCGCCACCGTCGACCTGAAGGCTGGCGAAGTGGGCTTCATCATCGCCGGCATCAAGGACATTCACGGTGCACCGGTGGGTGACACCCTGACCCTGAGCTCCACCCCCGACGTTGACGTGCTGCCCGGCTTCAAACGCATTCAGCCGCAGGTTTACGCCGGTCTGTTCCCGGTCAGCTCCGACGACTTCGAAGATTTCCGTGAAGCCCTGCAAAAGCTCACGCTCAACGACTCGTCCCTGCAGTACACCCCGGAAAGCTCCGACGCCCTGGGCTTCGGCTTCCGTTGCGGGTTCCTCGGCATGCTGCACATGGAAATCATCCAGGAGCGCCTCGAGCGCGAGTACGACCTGGACCTGATCACCACGGCGCCGACAGTGATTTTCGAGCTGTTGCTCAAGACCGGCGAAACGATTTACGTCGACAACCCGTCCAAACTTCCGGACCTGTCCTCGATCGAAGACATGCGTGAGCCGATCGTGCGGGCCAACATTCTTGTGCCGCAAGAGCACCTGGGCAACGTCATTACCCTGTGCATCGAAAAGCGTGGCGTGCAGCACGACATGCTGTTCCTCGGTACCCAGGTTCAGGTGACCTACGATCTGCCGATGAACGAAGTGGTGCTGGACTTCTTCGACCGTCTGAAGTCAACCAGCCGTGGCTATGCTTCGCTGGACTACCATTTCGACCGTTATCAATCGGCTAATCTGGTGAAACTGGATGTGCTGATCAACGGTGACAAGGTCGACGCCCTGGCGCTGATCGTGCACAAGGATAATGCGCACTACAAAGGTCGCCAGTTGACCGAGAAGATGAAAGAACTGATTCCACGCCAGATGTTCGACGTCGCGATCCAGGCTGCCATTGGCGGGCAGATCATTGCGCGGACCTCTGTCAAGGCGCTCAGAAAGAACGTATTGGCCAAATGCTACGGCGGTGACGTTAGCCGTAAGAAAAAGCTGCTTGAAAAGCAAAAGGCCGGTAAGAAACGCATGAAGCAAGTCGGTAACGTGGAAATTCCACAAGAAGCCTTCCTTGCAGTGCTCAGGTTGGATAGTTAG
- the mltF gene encoding membrane-bound lytic murein transglycosylase MltF, producing MFSPTALRPRYAKWLIATGLFLMLSGCVDKPNTLERVKEDGVLRVVTRNSPATYFQDRNGETGFEYELVKRFADDLGVELKIETADNLDDLFNQVGKPNGPVLAAAGLVASEQRKKQVRFSHSYLEVTPQIIYRNGQSRPTDAKDLVGKKIMVLKGSTHAEQLAELKKKYPRIEYEESDAVEVVDLLRMVDEDQIDLTLVDSNEVAMNQVYFPNVRVAFDLGNASNQSWAVAAGDDNSLLNEINSYLDKVKKNGTLQRLKDRYYGHVDVLGYVGAYTFAQHLQQRLPKYEQHFKAYAKKEKVDWRLLAAVGYQESLWQAAVTSKTGVRGLMMLTQNTAQAMGVSNRLDPKQSIMGGAKYLAYMKEQLDDSIQEPDRTWFALAAYNVGSGHLDDARKLAAKEGLNPDKWLDVKKILPRLSEKKWYSKTRYGYARGGEPVHFVANIRRYYDILTWVTQPQLEGDQVAEGSLHVPGVDKTKPNQETPQL from the coding sequence ATGTTTTCCCCAACGGCTTTGCGTCCGCGGTACGCCAAATGGCTGATCGCAACCGGTCTCTTCCTGATGCTCAGTGGCTGTGTTGATAAACCCAACACACTCGAGCGCGTAAAGGAGGATGGCGTGCTGCGGGTGGTTACCCGAAACAGCCCGGCCACCTACTTTCAGGATCGCAACGGTGAAACCGGCTTCGAATACGAGCTGGTGAAGCGCTTCGCCGACGATCTGGGGGTCGAACTCAAGATCGAAACCGCCGACAACCTCGACGACCTGTTCAACCAGGTGGGCAAGCCCAACGGCCCGGTGCTGGCTGCCGCCGGCCTGGTCGCCAGCGAGCAGCGCAAGAAGCAGGTGCGGTTTTCCCACTCCTACCTGGAAGTCACCCCTCAGATCATCTATCGCAACGGCCAATCGCGGCCAACCGATGCGAAGGATCTGGTGGGCAAGAAGATCATGGTGCTCAAGGGCAGCACCCACGCCGAGCAGCTGGCGGAACTGAAAAAGAAATACCCCCGCATCGAATACGAAGAGTCCGACGCCGTTGAAGTCGTCGACCTGCTGCGCATGGTGGACGAAGATCAGATCGACCTGACCCTGGTCGACTCCAACGAAGTCGCGATGAACCAGGTCTACTTCCCCAACGTGCGAGTGGCCTTCGATCTCGGCAATGCCAGCAACCAGAGCTGGGCCGTAGCGGCTGGCGACGACAACAGCCTGCTGAACGAGATCAACAGCTACCTCGACAAGGTGAAGAAGAACGGCACCCTGCAACGCCTCAAGGACCGCTATTACGGGCATGTGGATGTACTCGGCTACGTGGGCGCCTACACCTTCGCCCAGCACTTGCAGCAACGGCTGCCCAAGTACGAACAGCACTTCAAGGCGTACGCCAAGAAAGAGAAAGTCGACTGGCGCCTGCTGGCCGCGGTCGGTTATCAGGAATCCCTGTGGCAAGCGGCCGTCACCTCCAAGACCGGCGTGCGCGGGCTGATGATGCTGACCCAGAACACCGCACAAGCCATGGGCGTGTCCAATCGCCTCGACCCCAAACAGAGCATCATGGGCGGCGCCAAGTACCTGGCCTACATGAAGGAACAGCTGGACGATTCGATCCAGGAACCGGATCGCACCTGGTTTGCCCTGGCGGCCTACAACGTTGGCAGCGGCCACCTGGATGACGCGCGCAAACTGGCGGCCAAGGAAGGGCTTAACCCGGACAAGTGGCTGGACGTGAAGAAAATCCTGCCGCGGCTGTCCGAGAAGAAGTGGTACAGCAAAACCCGCTACGGCTACGCCCGGGGTGGAGAGCCGGTGCACTTTGTGGCGAACATCCGTCGTTATTACGACATCCTGACCTGGGTCACGCAGCCGCAGCTTGAAGGCGACCAGGTCGCCGAGGGCAGCCTGCATGTGCCGGGGGTCGACAAGACCAAGCCGAACCAGGAAACCCCGCAGCTCTAG
- the pdxJ gene encoding pyridoxine 5'-phosphate synthase, with product MTTSNRILLGVNIDHVATLRQARGTRYPDPVKAALDAEEAGADGITVHLREDRRHIQERDVLLLKDVLQTRMNFEMGVTEEMMAFAERIRPAHICLVPETRQELTTEGGLDVAGQEARIKAAVDRLAKIGCEVSLFIDADERQIEASRRVGAPAIELHTGRYADAETPTQVAEELKRVADGVAFGLAQGLIVNAGHGLHYHNVEAVAAIKGINELNIGHALVAHALFVGFKSAVSEMKALILAAALKG from the coding sequence GTGACCACCAGCAATCGCATTCTTCTTGGCGTGAACATCGACCACGTTGCCACCCTGCGCCAGGCCCGGGGCACTCGTTACCCGGATCCGGTCAAGGCAGCACTCGACGCCGAAGAGGCGGGCGCCGACGGCATCACCGTGCACCTGCGTGAAGACCGCCGGCACATCCAGGAGCGCGACGTGCTGCTGCTCAAGGACGTGCTGCAAACCCGCATGAACTTCGAAATGGGCGTCACCGAAGAAATGATGGCGTTCGCCGAGCGCATCCGCCCGGCCCACATTTGCCTGGTCCCGGAAACCCGCCAGGAACTGACCACCGAAGGCGGTCTGGACGTGGCGGGGCAGGAAGCACGGATCAAGGCGGCGGTGGATCGCCTGGCGAAGATCGGCTGTGAAGTGTCGCTGTTCATCGATGCGGACGAGCGGCAGATCGAAGCGTCCCGTCGTGTAGGGGCACCGGCCATCGAGTTGCACACTGGTCGTTACGCGGATGCCGAGACGCCGACGCAAGTGGCTGAAGAGCTCAAGCGTGTGGCCGATGGCGTGGCGTTTGGTCTGGCCCAGGGCCTGATCGTCAATGCCGGCCACGGTCTGCACTACCACAACGTTGAAGCTGTGGCGGCGATCAAAGGCATCAATGAACTGAACATCGGCCATGCGCTGGTGGCCCATGCGTTGTTTGTCGGGTTCAAGTCGGCTGTGTCGGAAATGAAAGCGCTGATCCTGGCCGCCGCACTAAAGGGTTGA
- the rnc gene encoding ribonuclease III produces MSVSLSRLERQLGYTFKDQELMVLALTHRSFAGRNNERLEFLGDAILNFVAGEALFDRFPLAREGQLSRLRARLVKGETLAVLARGFDLGEYLRLGSGELKSGGFRRESILADALEALIGAIYLDAGMDMARERVLAWLAGEFEGLTLVDTNKDPKTRLQEFLQSRGCELPRYEVVDIQGEPHCRTFFVECEITLLNEKSRGQGVSRRIAEQVAAAAALIALGVENGND; encoded by the coding sequence GTGAGCGTCTCCTTAAGCCGTCTCGAGCGTCAGCTCGGCTACACCTTCAAGGACCAGGAACTGATGGTCCTGGCCCTGACTCACCGCAGCTTTGCCGGGCGCAATAACGAACGTCTGGAATTCCTCGGTGATGCCATCCTCAATTTCGTCGCCGGCGAGGCGCTGTTCGATCGCTTCCCGCTGGCCCGCGAAGGCCAGCTGTCGCGTTTGCGCGCCCGCCTGGTGAAAGGCGAGACCCTGGCCGTACTGGCCCGCGGTTTCGATCTGGGCGAATACCTGCGCCTGGGTTCCGGCGAGTTGAAAAGCGGCGGTTTCCGTCGCGAGTCGATTCTGGCCGATGCCCTTGAAGCGCTGATTGGCGCGATCTACCTGGACGCCGGCATGGACATGGCGCGCGAACGCGTGCTGGCCTGGCTGGCCGGGGAGTTCGAAGGCCTGACGCTGGTCGACACCAACAAAGATCCGAAAACCCGCCTGCAGGAATTCCTGCAGTCCCGGGGTTGTGAGCTGCCGCGTTACGAAGTGGTGGATATCCAGGGTGAGCCGCATTGCCGGACGTTCTTCGTCGAATGTGAAATCACCTTACTGAATGAAAAAAGCCGAGGTCAGGGTGTGAGTCGTCGTATTGCCGAACAGGTAGCGGCCGCCGCAGCACTGATTGCCCTGGGTGTGGAGAATGGCAATGACTGA
- the lepB gene encoding signal peptidase I, with amino-acid sequence MSLNFPLLLVIAVFVCGLLALLDLVFLAPRRRAAITSYQGSVSQPDGVVVEKLNKEPLLVEYGKSFFPVLFIVLVLRSFLVEPFQIPSGSMKPTLDVGDFILVNKFSYGIRLPVIDKKVIEVGDPQRGDVMVFRFPSDPSVNYIKRVVGLPGDQIRYTADKRLFVNGESIAEQLVGSEPGTLGSAELYKEKLGVAEHLIRKEMSRYRAAPDRSWTVPAGHYFMMGDNRDNSNDSRFWDDPSIPKDLLGMVPDKNIVGKAFAVWMSWPEPKLSHLPNFSRVGLIK; translated from the coding sequence ATGTCACTAAATTTCCCGCTGTTGCTGGTCATCGCCGTGTTCGTCTGCGGCCTGTTGGCGTTGCTCGATCTGGTTTTCCTGGCGCCGCGTCGGCGTGCCGCCATTACCTCCTATCAGGGCAGCGTCAGTCAGCCTGATGGGGTGGTGGTCGAGAAACTGAACAAAGAGCCGCTGCTGGTCGAATACGGCAAGTCGTTCTTCCCGGTGTTGTTCATCGTGCTGGTACTGCGTTCGTTCCTGGTGGAACCGTTCCAGATTCCTTCCGGCTCGATGAAACCGACCCTGGACGTTGGCGACTTCATTCTGGTGAACAAGTTTTCTTACGGGATCCGCTTGCCGGTGATCGACAAGAAAGTCATCGAAGTCGGTGATCCGCAGCGCGGCGATGTGATGGTGTTCCGCTTCCCGAGCGATCCGAGCGTCAACTACATCAAGCGCGTCGTGGGCCTGCCGGGTGACCAGATTCGCTATACCGCCGACAAGCGTCTGTTCGTCAACGGCGAGTCGATTGCCGAGCAACTGGTTGGTTCCGAGCCGGGCACGCTGGGCAGCGCCGAGCTCTACAAGGAAAAACTCGGCGTCGCCGAACATCTGATCCGCAAGGAGATGAGCCGCTACCGCGCAGCTCCGGACCGTTCGTGGACCGTGCCCGCCGGGCACTACTTCATGATGGGCGACAACCGCGACAACTCGAACGACAGTCGCTTCTGGGATGATCCGAGCATTCCCAAGGATCTGCTGGGCATGGTTCCCGACAAGAATATCGTCGGCAAGGCCTTTGCAGTCTGGATGAGCTGGCCGGAACCCAAACTCAGTCACCTGCCGAATTTCTCGCGGGTCGGGCTGATCAAGTAA
- the era gene encoding GTPase Era — protein sequence MTDSTATRCGYVAIVGRPNVGKSTLLNHILGQKLAITSRKPQTTRHNMLGIKTEGDVQAIYVDTPGMHKGGEKALNRYMNKTASAALKDVDVVIFVVDRTKWTDEDQMVLERVQYVTGPLIVALNKTDRIEDKSELMPHLTWLQEQLPNAQIMPISAQHGHNLDALERVIAGYLPENDHFFPEDQITDRSSRFLAAELVREKIMRQLGAELPYQITVEIEEFKQQGKTLHIHALILVERDGQKKIIIGDKGERIKRIGTEARKDMELLFDSKIMLNLWVKVKGGWSDDERALRSLGYGDL from the coding sequence ATGACTGATTCAACCGCAACACGCTGTGGCTATGTTGCCATCGTCGGCCGTCCCAACGTGGGCAAGTCCACGCTGCTGAACCACATCCTCGGCCAGAAGCTCGCGATCACCTCGCGCAAGCCGCAGACCACCCGCCACAACATGCTCGGTATCAAGACCGAAGGCGACGTGCAAGCGATCTACGTCGACACCCCGGGCATGCACAAGGGTGGCGAGAAGGCCCTGAACCGCTACATGAACAAGACCGCTTCGGCGGCGTTGAAAGACGTCGACGTGGTGATCTTCGTGGTTGACCGCACCAAGTGGACCGACGAAGACCAGATGGTCCTCGAGCGCGTCCAGTACGTGACCGGCCCGCTGATCGTCGCGTTGAACAAGACCGATCGCATCGAAGACAAATCCGAGCTGATGCCGCACCTGACCTGGTTGCAGGAACAGCTGCCGAACGCGCAGATCATGCCGATCTCGGCCCAGCACGGGCACAACCTCGACGCGCTGGAGCGGGTAATTGCCGGTTACCTGCCGGAGAACGATCACTTCTTCCCCGAAGATCAGATCACCGACCGCAGCAGTCGCTTCCTCGCCGCTGAGCTGGTGCGCGAGAAAATCATGCGCCAGTTGGGCGCTGAGCTGCCGTACCAGATCACCGTGGAAATCGAAGAGTTCAAGCAGCAGGGGAAAACCCTGCACATCCATGCGTTGATCCTCGTCGAGCGTGACGGCCAGAAGAAGATCATCATTGGCGACAAGGGCGAGCGCATCAAGCGCATCGGCACCGAGGCGCGCAAGGACATGGAGCTGCTGTTCGACTCCAAGATCATGCTTAACCTGTGGGTCAAGGTGAAAGGCGGCTGGTCCGACGACGAGCGCGCGTTGCGTTCGCTGGGTTACGGCGACCTGTAA